In Zingiber officinale cultivar Zhangliang chromosome 3A, Zo_v1.1, whole genome shotgun sequence, the DNA window tttaTGATTCAATCTATTGTTGTGTTGTCTACTACGGAGTCAGAGTATATGACAACAGTTGAAACAGCGAAGGAAGttttatggcttacagggttgattagagaactgggtgttcagaaatgtggagtcaagttgttatgcgataatCAGAGTGTTATCTATTTGGCAAAGAATCAGGTGTATTATGCGAGAACCAATCACATTGATGtaaggtttcacaagatcagagagttgattgcttccggggaaattcaacttgatGACAGAAGGTGAGGAGTTGATGGCGATAATAGCCTTAGTAGCCTAGAACCTCCCTCTAAAAGTTGAGAAGATACAAAAAAGATCTACAAGATGTAACTTTTAAAGAATTGCTTATTAACTTCCAAATATGTATACATTTCGACTCTTGCCCTACCAAATGACACCattgaaattaattaagcaaGTCAACAAACTCTGACATTAAGTTTTTATTAGGAATATTATGAGTGCATTATTGTCCCTGTCTTATTGATATCTACAAAGGATAGGTTTTGAAGAATATGCATGGATAGTATTACCACCAATAGAATCACCTATACCTAGACTTGATGAGACATACTTGACTTGggcggccttgaacgaagttaagGGTGGGCCCGGAGtatgtcagggtgaccggatgcttgcgaGGAGACTCGGAGTAGGTCAGGCTGACTAAATACTCGTAGGGAAGCTCGAAGTAAGTCAGAGTGACCGGATGTTCGCAGGGAACTCGGAGTAGGTCAAGATGActagatgcttgcggggaggcttgaagcaggtcagggtgatcggatacttgcggggaggcaagtaggtcagggtgatcggatgctcgcagggagacccgaagcaggtcagggtgaccgaatgctcgtgAATAGACCCGtagcaggtcaagattgatccGATCCAGCTGTGTTGAcgggtggctcatatttggacgaggtcaatgcaatggatgttatggaagaaaaatctgttaagatttttcgtaataaaattttgttacgattttatataatataattctattacgatttttcataacaaaattttattgtGATATTACTGGGTCTAGGGTTtatgcattatttatagggatcattctAAACTTATTGTACAACAACaatcacaagaatcattagatgtgattctcttatgtagagagaattctaataaagcttcagtCGTTTTTGTGGAGTATGCATGCCGCCGAACCatggtaactctttttctttctcttcttctccttcctcgtgtttgctctccttttgtgcgtttttgtcttgttgctccgttcgatctcttttctctcttcctcttcttccgcacgTTAGAGGTTGAAAGGTGTTGCCCCTTCTTCGCACAACATGTTACTTGCGGGGAGACCCGGAACAAGTCAGGATGACTGAATGCTCACGGGAGGAGGGGGGGCCTTATTATGAGGATCTAgacctaaagtggataatatcatataatataaaaatacatgaACATCCTTTGATCTCAACAACTATTGATCAGATTTTCAATAGTTTTTCATAGATCAGATTTTCAATAGTTTTGTCTATGAAGATTGTTTTGCCAAGTCAATGGCACTTGCGCTTGTGCCCATCATGGACTTTTCCCTAGGCCATAAACTTTGTTTGCTTGGTGACCAATACCATGGGCTACGTTGATTATTACACTTCCACTTGACATAGGCCATCCAATGTTCATGATGCGGTATGTCAGAGACACGTATTCCATGATTATTTGTCGGATGAAATTTTCCCTTCAAAATAGGAGAATATGTTTTTTTATTGGAAATGGCATAAAATTGAAATCAAGCTTTCATTGTGCATAATTAAGATCATTTATAGATGAAATAGACCCATGCAGGTAGGGCTCGATGAAAACAAACATGGAAATCTCCCATCAAATATAATAGTCATCCTTATGCCCAAACAATTTGTTGGCCACATTTAAGGTCATAACTATTTTAAACAGGCTCATCGGACCTTTCGGTCACGCGTACAGCGTGCTGTCTACGCCTGAGACTGAGCCTGTGCCTGCGCCTGTGCCTTGGCACGCTCATCTTCCTCCAAATATATATACTGCACCTGCAAGCTTCGGCCATTGTTGCTCAATTCTTCCCCCATTTCAAAACAAAATCAGGCTAATTAATCGCGTCGACCTCGATGGGCTCCGAGGTGGATGGCTTCAGCGACTACCTGGTGCTGAGGCCCGACAAGGCCGGAGTTTCCGATCTCCTCCGGCTCCTGCTCTCGCCCAGAGTCTCCGACAACCAGTCGGTCTACTGCCCCATTGACACCGAGATCGACGAGGCAAAGCGCAGGTGGGCCGTCTTCGTCTCTCTTCTCTTGCAGAAGATCCTCCTCTTCTCCAGGAGGCCAATAGCCAGGATGGGACTGGCGATCGAGTTCTGGCTAAACCTTCTCATGGTCAACAATGGCTTGCTCTGTCTCTTGTGGAATCTCCTCACAGGCCAgtatactaattaattaattaaacgaATGATATAATTATGAGCAAATCTGCAGTATATTTTTAGAAGTTTTTCTTGGATTTTAGTTTACAACCCGTTTCTGATCAAAATTAAGCCATTTAATTGGATGGAATGCTATTCGACTCGGATTGATTCCTAATAGTTAAGATGAACATTTTTTTTCCTATCAATTAGCAGTGACATTATATTATATGTAATTGTTATTGTTGTATGACAGTTCATGTTCAGTGCATCGTTAATTATTTCCCTATTTTTTATAACCCTCGTGTTCTcagaatttaattaattatacgaGTCAGCTGCTAGGTCGATTGTTCTTATCACGTTTGCTTAGCAATAGTTATTATATAATAAAACTGGTGTATTTATTATTATATCTTGATCATAACTCTGTTTTTTTTCCTCCTTGAAATTAGCAGCAGTTTACATTAATTTCGAATAAAAATTggcttatttgtttttatttcagACTTAAAGGGGAAAAAAATAGTCAAATTAAACGGAAATAGCTAGACAAAATTAGTTATTtctcccccaaaaaaatgaaaataaacccTGAAACAAACACAAACTACACTCGATGAACGTTGTCAAGTGTCTGGAGACATGGGCACTTTTGCAACATAGGGaataaataaaaatatcgatcaGTGAGCCAATTAAACAGATAAGCATCCAATTTAATGGTACTTAATCTTTATAAAAGAAATTGACTTCCTTCACTATAAAGAGGTTTGTAgctaacatgatcatataaacttatatattaaaaaaaaaaaaaagtgaaggaAGAAGTCCTTTTAATTACCTTGGATTGAAGTGCACTACAAGCTAGATAGGAGAATCAGCCGTAACATGCCTGACAGTAAGGTTACTCTATATAATGTCTAGGATACCTTATCATTCTATATAATGAATCAATGTAGTTGGTTGTGCTACAACACAAGGTTGTGGTGATATTGAATTATTTGGATTCAATTTCCACATATATTTAGCTTCTAAATCGCATCAATATTGTCTTTTTCCTAGGGAAATTGGTTTTTCCGGAAAAGAAGTCATCCAGTTATAGATCATGTATTGGACTCATTGACACGAGAGTTGAACTGGACAGGAGCATCAGACCAAGCGATGACAAGTATTTGGCAGCACTATCCATAATGGCCGCAAAATTAGCTTATGAAAATGAACTCTCCATCAGAAGCATAGTCCAAAATAATTGGGAAGTAAGTCCTACACACGTTATAATGATAAGATGAAATTGATTATCTCGTCACAGCTAGTGCTCACATCTTTGAATGATTCGATATTAATGCAGAAGGAATTTTTGGGATTCTACAATTGTTGGAACGGTAAGACTCTGAGATTTCCTTACAAAACAATGAGTTTTTTGGTTTGGAGCATTAGAACTTATTGAATGTGATGGCAGACTTTGAAAAACAGTACAGCACACAAGCATTCATGTTCAGCGACAAAACCGCCGATGGCGCCGAGCTTATTGTGATTTCCTTTCGAGGAACCGAGCCATTCGACGCTGCTCAATGGTCCACCGACGTTGATTTCTCATGGTATGAGATTCCAAACGTCGGCAAGGTCCATCGTGGCTTCATGAAGGCGTTGGGCCTGCAATCGAAGCTTGGGTGGCCTGCGGACCTGAACCAGAGCGACGAAACACGGCCCTACGCGTACTACGTCATGAGGGAGAAGCTTAAGCAGGTGTTGCGGAGCAGGGCCGAGGCAAAGTTCTTGGTCACTGGCCACAGCCTTGGCGGAGCACTCGCGATTCTGTTTCCGGCCATCTTGGTGCTGCATGAGGAGTGGCGGCTGCTGGAAAGGCTAGAGGGAGTGTACACGTTTGGGCAGCCGCGGGTGGGAGATGAGAAGTTTGGGGAGTTCATGGTGCAACGCTTGAATGAGCCCAAGAACAGGTACTTCAGGTATGTCTACTGCAACGACATTGTGCCACGGGTGCCCTACGATGACTCTGCTCTCTTGTTTAAGCACTTCGGGACGTGCATCTACTTCAACAGCCTCTACAGAGGAAAGGTAATGTAATTGGATCGCTGAATTTACCTAAACGTCACCAACAATTCATGATTTGTGGGTGTATGCGCGCTTGACACAGGAGATGGAGGAGGAACCCAACAAGAACTATTTCTCTGTGTTGGAGGTGATTCCCAAGTACCTGAATGCGTTGTGGGAGCTTCAACGAAGCTTCCTGATTGGGTACATTGAAGGGCCAGAATTCAAGGAAGGGTGGTTCTTGAGGTTCATTAGATTGTTTGCGCTGGTGATTCCTGGCTTGCCGCCGCACTCCCCTCAAGACTATGACAACTGCACGAGATTGGGAACTATGGCAGTTGCTGTGGATGCGACTTCAGAGTAATTAGATTCAGCGAGTAGTTAAAGGATTCCTTTTCAAATGAATCGTATGGGATTCACGTATGAACTAGTAATAATGAGTTTTTTGATTTGGTAAACTTGTTACGCGAAACTTGAGAcgcattaattaatttttctttgtttAGCCATAAAAAAGATGGTCGTTGATTTAGCAATGATGATCGTCCACAAAAGATTGATGTTTTTATTTATACTTTTCTAGAGTTTTGTTAGTTAATTGAATTTACAGATGACTGTATGCTGTCATATTGCTACTTCTCATAATTGTAGAAGACGAATGCAATTGCAAAGCAAGAGAAATGTCTTTGACCAGGCTCCCTTCTCATGATGAGGTGGGTCCCGTAGTTTGTTTCTTCAAATTATTTGAAGAAAAACGGGATTAAGTTTCACCGAACAATCCAATTGTTTTGTTATTCTCTCTCCGTATTTTGAGAATCATTTAAAAAAACTCTTTTGTTTTGTATTCTGCAAAAATTTCAACATCTAGATATATCCATTATCATATGGCTAGCATGGCAGAGCGTAGAAATAGGTTACCGTGTTAATGGAAAAGTGGAAGTATAgttggaagaaaaagaaagggaACAGAATCTGCGTTCCCTTCTGGATTAATTTCTCTCATTTGGATCGAACTTGAATGACAGAAGTTGCGTAAGTGCAACAAAGACGTGTATCCCTTTGAGACATCAAATCAACAAACTGTAATACAATGTATTATTTGCTATGACTGCTGTGAATGAACTATGACCAGTGAGCATAACCCGATATCATCACGCAGCTTGTAGGATTGGCTGTTCTCCGTTGGTATGTGTTTTTGGCAgtgcctttgttaccttcaccCTAAGAGTAACCTGAAGAAACATATAAAAAAACGTATATATTTTTATACTGCAATAAAATAGATATGAGaacataaatcaaaattttcttcatATTCGTTGactaatattttgatatatgttATAATAAGAATTAAACAAATATTATCTTATATTGGTGAAATAATGCTCTACTTTAAAAGGTAAACAATATAGTAGAATATGAATTTAACTAGCAGCTTTTGTAAATGCTAATTAATGTTGATTCTAATGAACATGGACATACACGTACAGCTGCGAATCTAAAATATGCTAAGTGAAAAAGATCAACAACCTTTTTATCATTGCCGAGCTCAATGACATCAAATGGGTGTATACGTACAGGAAAATTAGGAGGCACGCGATACCGTCTCCATTCTTTACTGCATTTGAAAGAGAAAATAATTAATTCTTCTTTCTAACAAAAGCAATAAAATGAGTCATTTTTTTTCACTTACTCAGTAATCCAGGTGCCATATTGACTACGCAAATCAGTCAAAAAGAAGACATTGTCTTTGCAAGTTATACGTACATGTTCCTCAGCTACCTGCAAGAAGTTATTAACTCGTCAAACGAAACCACTAGGTCATGAATAATTCTCTAAAGTCTAACCTATACTTCTAAACTCCCTTCATCAGTCCACAATTCACTGTGTCAGGTGTCACAGATTTATCTAGA includes these proteins:
- the LOC122052936 gene encoding triacylglycerol lipase OBL1-like; its protein translation is MGSEVDGFSDYLVLRPDKAGVSDLLRLLLSPRVSDNQSVYCPIDTEIDEAKRRWAVFVSLLLQKILLFSRRPIARMGLAIEFWLNLLMVNNGLLCLLWNLLTGKLVFPEKKSSSYRSCIGLIDTRVELDRSIRPSDDKYLAALSIMAAKLAYENELSIRSIVQNNWEKEFLGFYNCWNDFEKQYSTQAFMFSDKTADGAELIVISFRGTEPFDAAQWSTDVDFSWYEIPNVGKVHRGFMKALGLQSKLGWPADLNQSDETRPYAYYVMREKLKQVLRSRAEAKFLVTGHSLGGALAILFPAILVLHEEWRLLERLEGVYTFGQPRVGDEKFGEFMVQRLNEPKNRYFRYVYCNDIVPRVPYDDSALLFKHFGTCIYFNSLYRGKEMEEEPNKNYFSVLEVIPKYLNALWELQRSFLIGYIEGPEFKEGWFLRFIRLFALVIPGLPPHSPQDYDNCTRLGTMAVAVDATSE